From Triticum urartu cultivar G1812 chromosome 2, Tu2.1, whole genome shotgun sequence, a single genomic window includes:
- the LOC125535921 gene encoding rhomboid-like protein 19, with protein MMSSVSPPAPSLPSGGGSFFRGYTKLCKGLAVILLLVHLLVQLFPSAVNYLALIPARTIPFAWNLITAGYVEQTIPGVIISIIGLLLFGKLLEPLWGTKELSKFVFIVNFSTSMCVFVTAIAVYYVTQQESYLYTPLSGFYGVLSGLLVGIKQLMPEMELNLFVLKIKGKWIPSLIALISVVVSFFMKDLVSYLPVILFGIYMSWIYLRYFQKRLETGLKGDPSEEFSFSSFFPAILRPVLDPIATIFHRLLCGRSDRADRGQTLETSSLPGSDSTEANRRRERGQRALEQRLAEKLAAVKSTESTSLDASDKV; from the exons ATGATGAGCAGCGTCTCCCCTCCGGCGCCGTCGCTCCCCTCCGGG GGTGGAAGCTTCTTCAGAGGGTACACGAAGCTCTGCAAGGGCCTCGCCGTCATATTGCTTCTCGTGCACCTCTTGGTCCAGCTGTTCCCATCGGCCGTCAACTATCTCGCGCTTATCCCTGCAAG GACAATCCCTTTCGCCTGGAACTTGATAACTGCTGGCTATGTCGAGCAAACCATTCCAGGG GTGATTATCAGCATCATTGGTCTTCTTTTATTTGGGAAATTATTAGAGCCTTTATGGGGCACAAAGGAGTTATCAAAGTTCGTTTTTATTGTCAACTTCTCAACTTCAATGTGTGTCTTCGTAACTGCTATTGCTGTGTACTACGTAACACAACAAGAGAGCTACCT CTACACTCCTCTTTCTGGTTTCTATGGGGTTCTGTCAGGATTGCTGGTGGGCATCAAGCAACTTATGCCAGAGATGGAGCTTAATCTTTTCGTGCTGAAGATTAAGGGAAAG TGGATCCCATCACTTATTGCACTGATCTCCGTTGTTGTAAGCTTCTTCATGAAGGACTTGGTATCTTACCTCCCAGTTATACTGTTTGGCATTTATATGAGTTGGATTTACCTGCGTTACTTCCAAAAGAGGCTAGAGACAGGCCTGAAAGGGGATCCAAGCGAGGAGTTCTCTTTCTCAAGTTTCTTCCCTGCAATTCTGAG ACCAGTTCTGGATCCAATAGCCACAATATTCCATAGGCTTCTTTGTGGAAGATCTGATAGGGCAGACCGGGGTCAGACATTGGAAACGTCATCATTGCCGGGTTCAGATTCTACTGAGGCAAACAGGAGGAG GGAAAGGGGTCAAAGGGCACTGGAGCAAAGATTGGCTGAGAAGCTGGCCGCGGTCAAGAGTACAGAGAGCACGTCTCTTGACGCATCCGACAAAGTTTGA
- the LOC125535920 gene encoding protein HUA2-LIKE 3-like, which yields MAPTRKKRASSAAAAAAAAAQWKVGDLVLAKLKGYPAWPAMISEPQKWGLPSTKKKLLVYFYGTKEIAFCNYADLEAFTEEKKKSLLVKRHGKGADFVKAVKEIVEIFDSMKNEDNNKSGLAPANNSSSLDTGGPEEGSDLANDNKLEANPASSMDHSMASAPGSNIAALESEHCVVNSAPDEPATSFSKKRRSNALQLGSCTHRNLTSPRRPRSSLGADHRTRDSCGPNGLNLPPVDMTTDDRQEGSSRLKCIGDDKPKSDLLSATKDVMLFNCGRGTSSQSGASLNGNYENNLSSAANIESDLNVEVCQTVMGKEDNLDGTQDLSTSTTVTFKRKRSLDTNDVNNSISSVVPNMDEELQPNSCGNLPDSPNSGNEVNKSDGDDHLPLVKRARVRMGRPQLEDSMVDELDISDNKIELAIPVDECYKHDLSSTVGKDHPADDVPYRIDPSPTVDPSLASGNDHSAEEVLPGIDPSPKVDPLLASGNDYLAEEVLPGIDPSPKVDPLLASGNDHLAEEVLPGIDPSLKVDPSASGEVQTACKDKEYQSKVLTLDGEAALPPSKRLHRALEAMSANAAETTGNLPEVNKPECILKPCTASIGSSPFNNSADALVRSPRSATTKGPEICSPVLSLDTPTGLKCMSQPFILNKDSPSSVSLELTNGGNHDLPKDKVSTRDDDDICGNSPACSLESKEAAFVSKFDQLPMGKVSTNELPDPIGNSSRDFSKNIDGSAYPLSHAKTVVPGANHDSNSEPQNKTVLAEPTVSVGDRTSASSLVTKVTCSQNVAGARAFEAHGSSATALREPDHKINMKDIGLSPDPMPMKGLIAAAHAQKFSQPTSFIDSFLDSNVISEPSVNIPSVKEGSGGRCSPSNTIIRPASDRIHTQQTSGKILSDNIQQKSLNKPAGHDEARSARRAFENFLGTLTRTKECIARATRLALDCAKHGIAGEVMDVIIERLEKESNLYKRVDLFFLVDSIIQCCRNQKGGVGDAYPSLIQAVLPRILYASAPPGNSAWENRRQCLKVLKLWLERKTLSEYIIRHHIKELEALNEASFGTSRRHSGTERALNDPLRDNEGMLVDEYGSNTGFHLPNLICVKLLDEEGSSSEDRSFEAVTPEHESTGAEQGEGSQLDGAKHRLVFEEVNGDLEMEDVAPSSEAEASSACQPDLTAARCTPTSQNVNSVPPLPEDKPPTPPPLPSSPPPLPRPQCPVIQGSQVQGALHVAPDRVEPDTLRNVQDQHPHSIANNRGNMDPCAVPFQPPPPYTSGCAGHPNQMHPPPPLPPPPPPPPVAPFHPPGPHGNFSGPPVPPHGNNYHRPPAPPPPNNAYHLQPPPPPHPPPPHPPGPNQFPYMPPEHQQRAQPWNCNPPYPEGYQYNGHDRGHPPYDRRHHFDDRWHHFDDRGQRFDDGGHHFNAGGPHFDDGAYRYDDRGHHFNDRGQMHHESMDRGRFPPHFGPDPPYPDHFEASSSHHGRPSDGPPGPCTDWSMPPRRSKYPPGSRHSMEPPMSHEGGWRRHGRHNNDRFHR from the exons ATGGCGCCGACCCGGAAGAAGCGCGCCTCCTCCGCggccgcggccgccgccgccgcggcccagTGGAAGGTCGGCGACCTCGTGCTCGCCAAGCTCAAGGGCTACCCGGCGTGGCCGGCCATG ATTAGCGAGCCGCAGAAATGGGGGCTTCCTTCAACTAAAAAGAAGTTGCTGGTCTACTTTTATGGAACTAAAGAGAT TGCTTTCTGCAATTATGCTGATCTTGAGGCGTTCACTGAAGAGAAAAAGAAATCTCTACTTGTTAAACGACATGGGAAAGGAGCAGATTTTGTCAAAGCAGTTAAGGAAATAGTGGAAATTTTTGATTCTATGAAGAACGAGGACAATAATAAGAGCGGGTTGGCCCCTGCCAACAATAGCAGCAGTTTGGACACTGGAGGTCCCGAAGAAGGTTCTGATTTGGCCAATGATAACAAGCTCGAGGCTAATCCTGCCTCTTCCATGGATCACAGCATGGCCAGTGCCCCTGGGTCTAATATTGCTGCATTGGAGAGTGAACACTGTGTTGTGAACTCTGCACCTGATGAGCCTGCTACTTCATTTTCAAAGAAGAGGAGAAGTAATGCTCTGCAACTAGGTTCTTGCACTCACCGTAATCTTACTTCCCCACGGAGGCCAAGAAGTTCATTAGGTGCTGATCATAGGACTCGGGATTCTTGTGGGCCGAATGGTCTCAATCTGCCTCCTGTTGATATGACCACTGATGATAGGCAGGAAGGCTCTTCTCGGCTTAAATGTATAGGTGATGACAAACCTAAATCGGATCTCCTTTCAGCTACGAAGGATGTTATGCTGTTCAATTGCGGTCGAGGCACCTCAAGTCAATCTGGAGCTTCTCTGAATGGTAATTATGAGAACAATTTGAGTTCTGCTGCAAATATAGAAAGTGATCTTAATGTTGAAGTATGTCAAACTGTCATGGGTAAAGAAGATAATCTGGATGGGACACAAGATCTTTCCACGAGTACAACAGTTACTTTTAAAAGAAAGCGAAGCCTGGACACCAATGATGTTAATAATTCTATCAGCAGTGTGGTACCAAATATGGATGAAGAATTGCAGCCTAATTCATGTGGAAACCTGCCAGATTCTCCAAATTCAGGGAATGAAGTCAATAAGTCAGACGGAGATGACCACTTGCCATTAGTGAAAAGGGCACGGGTTCGAATGGGAAGACCCCAGCTGGAGGACTCCATGGTTGATGAGCTTGATATTTCTGATAACAAAATAGAGTTGGCTATACCTGTAGATGAATGTTATAAACATGACCTGTCTTCAACAGTGGGAAAGGATCATCCAGCTGATGATGTCCCCTATCGCATAGATCCTTCACCCACAGTAGACCCATCGCTGGCATCGGGAAATGATCATTCAGCTGAGGAGGTGCTTCCTGGCATAGATCCTTCACCCAAAGTAGACCCATTGCTGGCATCAGGAAATGATTATTTAGCTGAGGAGGTGCTTCCTGGTATAGATCCTTCACCCAAAGTAGACCCACTGCTGGCATCGGGAAATGACCATTTAGCTGAGGAGGTGCTTCCTGGCATAGATCCTTCACTCAAAGTAGACCCGTCTGCATCAGGAGAGGTTCAGACTGCTTGCAAGGACAAAGAGTATCAATCAAAGGTTTTGACGTTAGATGGAGAAGCTGCTTTACCTCCATCTAAACGTCTCCATCGTGCCTTAGAGGCTATGTCTGCTAATGCTGCTGAAACTACTGGTAATCTGCCTGAAGTGAATAAGCCAGAGTGTATCCTGAAGCCTTGCACAGCGTCGATAGGAAGCTCTCCTTTTAATAACTCTGCAGATGCACTTGTCAGAAGTCCAAGATCTGCAACAACTAAAGGCCCGGAAATATGTTCACCAGTACTTTCTTTAGATACCCCAACTGGCCTAAAGTGTATGTCACAACCATTCATATTAAACAAGGACTCCCCGTCTTCTGTTTCACTGGAATTGACAAACGGTGGCAATCATGATCTTCCAAAAGACAAAGTTAGCACCAGGGACGATGATGATATCTGTGGAAATTCTCCAGCCTGCTCCTTGGAGTCGAAAGAGGCTGCCTTTGTATCTAAGTTTGATCAGTTGCCTATGGGGAAAGTAAGTACAAATGAGCTCCCGGATCCAATTGGTAATTCTAGTCGAGATTTTAGTAAAAATATTGATGGATCTGCTTATCCACTTAGCCATGCAAAGACTGTTGTGCCAGGTGCTAATCACGATTCCAATTCCGAGCCACAAAATAAGACAGTTTTGGCTGAACCAACAGTCAGTGTGGGTGACAGGACAAGTGCCTCTTCGTTGGTTACTAAAGTTACATGCAGCCAGAATGTTGCAGGCGCCCGAGCATTTGAAGC GCATGGTTCTTCAGCAACGGCACTGAGAGAACCGGACCACAAAATTAACATGAAGGATATTGGTTTATCTCCTGACCCGATGCCTATGAAAGGACTTATTGCTGCTGCACATGCTCAGAAATTCTCTCAACCAACTTCTTTCATAGACAGTTTTTTAGATTCCAATGTTATTTCTGAACCTTCCGTGAATATACCTTCAGTTAAGGAAGGATCAGGTGGCCGGTGTTCACCTTCAAATACTATAATAAGGCCTGCATCAGATAGGATTCATACTCAGCAGACTAGTGGTAAGATTCTTTCTGATAACATACAACAGAAGAGCTTGAACAAACCAGCAGGTCATGATGAAGCCAGGTCAGCACGGAGGGCCTTTGAAAATTTCCTAGGTACATTAACAAGAACAAAAGAATGTATAGCCCGTGCAACACGTCTCGCTCTGGATTGTGCTAAGCATGGCATTGCTGGGGAG GTAATGGATGTCATCATCGAACGCCTGGAAAAAGAATCAAATTTATACAAAAGGGTGGACCTGTTCTTCCTTGTTGATTCAATAATCCAGTGCTGTCGCAATCAGAAAG GTGGAGTTGGAGATGCCTATCCTTCTCTTATCCAAGCAGTCCTGCCACGAATACTATATGCTTCTGCACCTCCTGGAAATTCTGCATGGGAGAATCGAAGACAATGTCTTAAG GTTTTGAAACTCTGGCTTGAGAGGAAAACGCTTTCAGAATACATCATTCGTCATCATATTAAGGAGCTTGAAGCTCTTAATGAAGCATCATTTGGGACCTCTCGTCGTCATTCAGGGACAGAGAGAGCTCTGAATGACCCTTTACGGGATAATGAAGGAATGCTTGTAGATGAATATGGAAG CAATACTGGTTTCCATCTTCCAAATTTGATCTGCGTGAAACTGCTGGATGAGGAAGGAAGCTCCTCTGAGGATAGGAGCTTTGAAGCTGTCACTCCTGAACATGAATCTACTGGTGCTGAGCAAGGGGAGGGTTCTCAATTGGATGGGGCGAAGCATCGACTTGTCTTTGAAGAAGTGAATGGTGATCTTGAGATGGAAGATGTAGCCCCATCATCTGAAGCGGAAGCTAGCTCTGCATGCCAACCAGATCTAACAGCTGCGAGGTGTACACCGACTAGTCAAAATGTTAATTCTGTTCCTCCACTACCTGAAGACAAACCTCCAACTCCTCCCCCGTTGCCATCATCTCCACCACCTCTACCACGCCCTCAGTGTCCTGTCATTCAAGGTTCACAGGTTCAAGGAGCATTGCATGTGGCACCTGATCGAGTCGAGCCAGATACTTTAAGA AATGTTCAAGATCAGCACCCTCATTCTATTGCAAATAATCGAGGCAACATGGATCCTTGTGCGGTTCCATTCCAGCCTCCACCGCCCTATACTTCTGGGTGTGCAGGGCATCCAAACCAGATGCATCCGCCGCCACCGCTgcctccaccgccgcctccaCCACCTGTCGCACCTTTCCATCCTCCTGGACCCCATGGAAATTTTTCTGGGCCCCCAGTACCGCCCCATGGAAATAACTATCACCgtccaccagcaccaccacctcCGAATAATGCATACCATTTgcagccaccaccaccaccgcatCCACCACCACCGCATCCACCAGGTCCGAATCAGTTCCCATATATGCCACCTGAACACCAACAAAGAGCACAACCTTGGAATTGTAATCCTCCCTATCCTGAGGGATATCAGTACAATGGACATGACAGAGGACACCCTCCATACGATAGGAGACATCACTTTGATGATAGATGGCATCACTTCGACGATAGAGGGCAACGCTTTGATGATGGAGGGCATCATTTCAATGCCGGAGGTCCTCACTTTGACGATGGAGCATATCGCTATGATGATAGAGGGCATCACTTCAATGACAGAGGACAAATGCACCATGAATCTATGGATAGAGGAAGGTTTCCTCCACATTTTGGACCAG ATCCCCCGTACCCTGACCATTTTGAAGCTTCATCCTCCCACCATGGGCGACCATCGGACGGTCCACCTGGTCCATGCACCGACTGGTCGATGCCGCCTAGGAGATCCAAGTATCCTCCTGGCTCCAGACATTCAATGGAGCCTCCAATGTCCCATGAAGGAG
- the LOC125535922 gene encoding BTB/POZ and MATH domain-containing protein 1-like yields MGVGRTSRGGPSTAGRPYFPPISAPAAASSPSPPSPPAPPVETASTSVTKTVNGSHHFKIAGYSLAKGIGVGKYIASESFTVGGFEWAIYFYPDGKSAEDGAAYVSLFIALASEGTDVRALFELTLVDQSGKGQDKVHTHFGRSLEGGPYTLKYRGSMWGYKRFFKRSGLETSDYLKDDCLLVNCTVGVVQSHTEGPEIYSIPVPQSDMSQHIGHLLTSGKRTDITFEVDEEMFPAHKVVLAARSPVFRAQLFGPMKDKNMKCIKIEDMEAPVFKALLHFMYWDELPNIEELTGLNTTWVSTLMAQHLLAAADRYALERLKLLSELKLCEDVAINTVANTLALAEQHHCHQLKTVCLKFVASPENLKAVMQTEGFDYLQQSCPSLLTELLEYVAKVGDHAVPPCLYSNEVLDGGDANGRRVKPRL; encoded by the exons ATGGGCGTCGGCCGCACCAGCCGCGGCGGGCCCTCCACCGCGGGCCGGCCCTACTTCCCGCCGATCTCCGCGCCGGCCGCCGCGTCCTCCCCCTCCCCGCCGTCCCCGCCGGCGCCCCCCGTCGAGACGGCCTCCACGTCCGTCACCAAGACCGTCAACGGGTCGCACCACTTCAAGATCGCCGGATACTCGCTCGCCAAGGGGATCGGCGTCGGCAAGTACATCGCCTCCGAGTCCTTCACCGTCGGCGGCTTCGAGTGGGCCATCTACTTCTACCCCGACGGCAAGAGCGCCGAGGACGGCGCCGCCTACGTCTCGCTCTTCATCGCGCTCGCCAGCGAGGGCACCGACGTGCGCGCGCTCTTCGAGCTCACGCTCGTCGACCAGAGCGGCAAGGGCCAGGACAAGGTGCACACTCACTTCGGGAGGTCGCTCGAGGGCGGGCCCTACACGCTCAAGTACCGGGGCAGCATGTG GGGTTACAAACGTTTCTTCAAACGCTCTGGCCTGGAAACATCAGATTATCTCAAAGATGATTGCCTTCTGGTAAACTGCACCGTTGGTGTTGTTCAGTCACATACTGAAGGGCCAGAGATATACAGCATACCAGTGCCACAATCTGACATGTCTCAGCATATTGGGCATTTGTTGACCAGTGGAAAGAGAACTGACATAACATTTGAAgttgatgaagagatgtttcCTGCTCACAAGGTGGTTCTTGCAGCCCGATCACCAGTTTTTAGGGCACAGCTCTTTGGTCCCATGAAGGATAAAAACATGAAGTGCATAAAGATTGAAGACATGGAGGCTCCAGTGTTCAAG GCCTTGCTCCATTTTATGTATTGGGATGAGTTGCCCAATATAGAAGAGCTTACTGGTCTAAATACGACTTGGGTTTCCACTTTGATGGCTCAGCATTTGCTTGCAGCTGCTGATCGGTATGCATTGGAGAGACTAAAGCTGCTTTCTGAACTCAAGCTATGTGAAGACGTTGCGATAAACACAGTTGCAAATACTTTGGCGCTGGCTGAACAGCACCATTGCCACCAGCTAAAAACtgtttgcttgaaattcgtggcCTCGCCGGAAAATTTGAAAG CTGTCATGCAAACCGAAGGATTCGATTATTTGCAGCAAAGCTGCCCTTCTCTCCTGACCGAGCTTCTGGAGTATGTTGCGAAGGTAGGAGACCACGCCGTGCCCCCCTGCTTATATTCCAACGAAGTGCTGGATGGTGGCGATGCCAATGGAAGACGTGTGAAACCAAGACTTTAA